The Brachypodium distachyon strain Bd21 chromosome 4, Brachypodium_distachyon_v3.0, whole genome shotgun sequence nucleotide sequence CAGTGATGTCAGTCTAGTACTAGAACAAAGAAGTTCTTGTCCTCAagttttgatatgaaagatcttggtGAGGCATCATATGTTTTGGGCATAAAAATTCACCGAGATAGAAATAATGAGGTTCTAGGACTATCGCAAAAGGCATATTTAGAAAATATTctaaagaaatacaatatgcaTGCGAGCAATGCCACACCTGCTCATATAGTCAAGGGCGACAGTTTTGGAAAATTTCAATGTCCCAAAAGCCAATACGAGATCGATCAAATGAAAGCGGTTCCATATGCTTCGGTTGTTGGAAGCCTACAGTATGCACAAGTGTGCACTCGCCTGACTTAGCTTTCGGGTTACTCGgtagatatcaagaaaattCAGACATAGAGTACTGGAAAATGGTAAAGAAAGCATTGCCTTATGCGCAAGGCACAAAAGACCTCATGCTAACATTTAGAAGATTTGATTCGCTAGAGATAAGAGGGTATTCAGATGCAGACTTTGCGGGAGACAGAGTTGATAGAAAATCCACGTCTGGATATGTATTCACTCTCGCAGGCAGGGCTATTTCGTGGAGAAGCTCCAAACAGTCAATAGTTGCATCATCCACGATGTATGCAGAATTTATAGCATGTTATGAGGCCACGGGGCAGACGATATGGTTAAAGAAATTTATACCCGACTTGAAAGTGGTGGATTGTATCGACAAACCACTAAAGATGTACTGCGACAACCAGCCCACGGTATTTTATACTCACAACAACAAGTCGAGTAATGCTACCAAACCAATAGAGATaaagtattatgttgtgaaagaTAAAATTCAGGATCACACTATAAGTCTCACGATGTCGACCAGTACCCCTTCGTCAAGTCAGGGAGAAGGTacctttcttcctctccatctctctttctctctccccaaAAACTCAAATCAAATCCCATAGAAAGAACACTACCGTGTAGATCTACACCTAGATGATCCTAAAGCATCTAACACATGTCTGATTAATGCACTTAGATACAGCTTAAGATACTATGCATTGTAAGTGCCCACAGTCCTGgaatcttttttttcgagaaaatgcaaaagctttgcgtctcgatgcatATATTAAGAGAGAAAGAATTATTTACAAGCCCAAGAGGGCAACACCCACATAATACAACGCAACACCTTTAGGAACCAGTGACCGATGGGAGTAGCGCTCCAAGCCCACTCGCCCCAGCCCGAGCCCAAAGCCTGGCGTCCGCCTTGATGGATTTGGTCAATGAGGCAATGCTAGGAGTCACGCTGTCGAAGACCGCCGCGTTGCGATGCTTCCAAATCCACCAGGCCGTGAGCATGATGATTGAAGCAGTGCCCTTCCGAGCCGAAGAAGGTGCGGTGCTGACTGTCGCGTGCCACCAATCCGCAAAGAGGATACCAGCCGCaggaggggcggcggtggaTCGGATCCAAGAAAGCACCTCATGCCACAGGGAGCGGGAGAAGGGGCAGTCGACCATAAGGTGATTCATGGTCTCCATTGATTGGTCGCACAGCAAGCACCGTGGGGCATGAGACAACCCGTGGCGTGCCCTCCTCTCCGCCTGGCGGGTGAGCTAGATGAAAATTTTGACACGTGGCGGCGGCCAAGACTTCCAAGTCAGCCTCCAAGTGTCTGAAAAAACACCCCCATGAAAGAGATCGCGGTAGCATGACTTAGAAGAGTACCGTCCGTCAGCCGTCCAATTCCAGTACAGGGTATCAGCCGCATCTGAAAGCTGGACCATACGCAACCGCTCCCAAATTCGGAAGTATTGCAAAAGGGCAACAGGATCAATAATCCCCCGGATGTCGCGGATCCAACTTCTATCAGCAAGGGCCTCGCGAACGGTGCGATTTTTTTGGGTACGCCTTGGAACCAACCGAACGAGGTTTGGGGCCAGTTCCGAAATTGCACGACCGTCCAACCAACGGTCTGTCCAAAACAGAGCAGAGGCGCCATCCTTGACCACCATCTTGGTGGAGGCGAAAAAAACACTTCGCTCCAAACGAGAGAACTGTAAGTCCAGTACACGCCAAGGACGAAGAGGGTCAGTTCGCATCCGCCACATCCAGCGTACTTGGAGACTGACAGCCAGTCAAGAAAAGTCCGGAATGCCAAGGCCACCAAAGCAGAGTGGCCTGCAAACCTTGAACCAACTGACGTGGCAGTGTCCGCTACGAGTCTCAGCTCGGCCAGACCAAAGGAAGCCCCGCAAGATTTTCTCCACCCGCTTTTGTACCTTCCGATAGAGGACCAGAACCAGGATTTGGTGCAACGGGATGGCCGACAAGTCCTGGAATCTTGCCGACGGCGAGCCGTCTAAACTAAGACGCAAAGTGCATCGGTCTTCTCTTTATTAATCAAAACAAATCCTCTCTATTGACTATGTGGTCCGTGgtcacacaaaaaataaaatcctctCTAGGCGTATGTGTAAACGGAAAGAGCCTAAAGCGGCAACAGGATCAGCGTACCTGATTCCACGATGCCAGACTCTCGGGAGCGCGAAGGCATTTTCGGACGAAGAGCGAGTTGATTACACGAAGTATCGGCTGGATCCGTGAATCACGGTAGCCTACGTCGCCATGGCAGCCTGCTCTAAGTTTACATAGTGTCAACTGACCCATTCGTATTCGCGGCCTCCGAGCGGATCggcattttcttcttcctgttgGGCCGAGCAAAGGCATCGCCCGCTTCCTTGCTGCTTGAGTTATGGGCTACGCCTTCTTCCAGATCGTCTGGGCCATGGGTTGGGCTGTTGGCAATGACTTGCGAGTGTTTTTAACCGAGCTTGGGCTTTGCGCGAAAGAAAACACCGAGCTTGGGCCTGTGCTTGTTACGCGTACCCCTGACTCACTGGCGGTGCTAGCCCATTATGAAAGCCGGGGCAAAATGCATCGTAAACTAAAGTTTGTCCAATCCCCCTAAAAAAACCTAAAGTTTGTCCAATTCTTTTTACTACGTTAATCATCTTGTTTACTTGATTAAAGAGAgccactcaaaaaaaaacttgattaAAGAGAGATTAATTAGTGGAGCCTGGACAACTTCAGAGGGTGGTCGAGCCTTGGCTCCGCCCATGCCCTGACAAGAGCGCCACTCGTACTCCATAGGTTATTGTTTGATTAATAAAGAGAAGACCGACGCACTTTGGATCGGTCTTAGTTTACACGGCTTAAAGGCACTCCCTGCGTTCTTAAATTCTTATCGTTGTtttaaataataaaaaataataaatttcacaaaaccacacctTTTGAAACTAGACTTCTAGTCAGGCACAACTCTAAGGGTTTGCAACAGAAAACCACAACTTCAGGAGTAATCATTTTCAGAAAATCCAAATTCGCCTGATTAGCAATTTTGATAGCAAAATGGACAATCGGGTCCACATGTAAGGTCTCGCGCGGTGAGGATGGGGGCTGCAGGCCGTGATGAATGGGGGCGGCGGGCCGTGTGAATGGGCCGTCGATGGCGGCTGCGGCGCACCTTGCCGAACATGAGGAAGATGGCCATGGGGAGGCTCCGAGGATTCATATCAAGAATGTAGAGGAAGCCAGGGGGGTGGTTGATAAATGTATTCAGAAAAAAATGCCAAATCAGACATTACATGTGGACTCGACTTGTCAGTTTTGCTGTCAAAATTGCTAATCAGGCGGATTTGGGTTTTCTGAAAATGATTACCCCTGAAGTTGTGGTTTTCTGTTGCAAACCCCTAGAGTTGTACCTGACTGAAAATCTAGCCTCAAAaggtgtggttttgtgaaatttactcttgtCATTGTTTTTAAAGAAacttaggaacggagggagtatttcagAAGAAGACAACACATAGTACAGGGCTTAAAAAGTACTCCAACAGAAACTGTAATTTTATTTAGGTTTCATACTTCCTcagattctaaattgttgtcgaaatattacatgtatctaaacgttttttaaaaatagatacatccatatttagacaaatttgagtcaaaatttagaatcagagtgAGTATATAACAATGGAAATGGTGGTCAAAGTTATACGGAGTATCATCTTCCAGACCATATATCAATCAATGTCCAAAACGAAGCTTGCTGTGAACATGGGTGAGTGCGAGAACACGTTTATTACACAAGCAGTACTTAGCTAAGGTAGCTCAGGATCACACCTTGTTAATGGGAACAATCTCCCAGAGGGCATGAGCATAATGCGGTTCCGAATTAAAGATCCCAACGTCAGTTTCTTCCTTGATGGGACTTCCGCCCAAGGCGTTGAGCGTTCTGGCCAAGTTTCTGAGCACCCTTACTTCGCTGAAGCCGCCGTCGAGCTTCACGCCCAGCGACCATAGCATCGAGAGCTTCACGCGTTCATGGCCTCCCTTGTAGTCGGCCAGCTCCATGTTGAAGCCTTTGCTCACCAGGGCTTGCCCTGTGGCTCTGTTCACCAATGAAAACGCCCTGCGGCCTTGGTCATCGGTCACCTTCCCGACCTTGTCGAAGTCCTGGATCCAGTGCTGTTCATATGCAAAACAGACACACCAAAGAGAAGATCTCACGCGCACGAATCGGAACATCATCTAGTACTCCTGGATCCACTAGCTAGCTTATATATGGGTTCTGGTGGAGCAACTAGACTAGTGAGCGAGGTTTAAATAGAGTGCATCAAAAGTTGAAGAACTAAACCCAGTTTCTGTTGAGATCTGGAGGGGAAAGAAAGACTGGCCAGTTTGGACTTGGGGGCTAGCAGAGCAGATGGATCAATAGAAGCGGCCGTGATGGAGATGTTTTGCCTACTGCGTAGCTAGTGGGGGAGGCGAGCAGATCAGGCGCGCAGAAGGAAGAAGCTTCAAGATGGAGAAACGGATGAATTTGCGGTTCCGCTAGGCCGGCGGTGAGTCTTCTGTATCAGCCGAGCTAGCCGGGCTTAGAGGAGCGCGCGCCCAAACAAGCCAAATCTGGGACTTTGCATCCCATGACCAAGTGAGAAATTCCTTTGCGATCTATCTAATCATGCGAGAAATAATCCGCGGCCCATATGATTATCGACGGGATCTATCGATTTTGTATGATAGCTAGGCCACAGATAGGTTGGTTACCTGAGATTTATCGCTGGGGTCGGCACGGACGAGAATCACCTTACCGTCGCGGATGGCCGCGTTCAAGCTCCTGTTCGCCTTGCAGCTTATCCTCATCGGCTGCTCCGTTTCCATGCTGGGCCGGTGGCTAGATAGCTGGTGTCTCAGCTCTGTGCGTATCTAGCAGGAGagcccggccgccggcggtaATCCTCTTTATGGAGTACAGACTACAGTCTACAGAGCATCCTGTTCCTGATTCCTGAATGTACGGACCCATTCAAGACTCAAGCGGTCTATTGTGGTGGGTCCCAGCGTGGCATTCGTTGAGTACACCGTACACGTCGCAAGGAAATAGCCATTTTATTGCCATTTCGGTTTGCAGGAACACGGAAAACACTAATGTCAAAATACACAGAAATGTTTCAAAGAAGTGTCTGGATGAAACACATGAATGTCGAGATTAGGTATTCAGCTAGAGCAAGAGCATCTCTACCAGGTTCCCTACAATGCAAATTGAGTGTAGCGAAAAAACATCTATGATGACCTCGTCCATCTATGTTCCTAAAGATTCCCTCTAGatatgagagagagaaaaaatctTACGAGAATCTTTTAATTCAATACTTGATCCAAAGGGTATGTATGAAAAATCCTTagcgttttcttttctaaaatttCTATGGCCAAAGAGGATCTAACTTGTTACCACCCACTAATATACTACGTAGTTGACACTTTATTAGTGACATGTGTCAACTTCGTATAAATTATAGTTGTAACTCGAAACTGTCACCAAATAATACATGAGTATCACCGTCTCAGTAACTCTTTGAAAGTAAGATTGTAACTCGTGCAAGCATGGTAACAAAAAATAGTTTGTGAAAACATAATCTAGTGGGACGTAAttttcaaacactcgtcaagATCAAGATGAGCACAACGGTGAAGACGAATTGTAAGTGGGCAGACCGTTTGCACCAAAAAACATTTTGAGCATCTGAAAATCCGCACATTAAATGCATTACTACCATGTTTTACTCATGTGCGCTTAGCATTTCATTTTCATCTCTGTGTGCACCTAGCTAGTagtagatttgtgcacttagATCAAGACAACTATCGTTTATAATGTGTACCCATTCATATTGGTTTAGAAACAAATGAGTATGAGCAATTATTAGCCGGGTGCAGAAACCAATAAAAGTTTAATTATATtagagaaaaatgagaaaaatatatatatacacatgagCTCTTTTACAGAACGGAGGGACGGATATCCATAGATGCCTGGATGCAGCCCATGTGTTTAGCGCATCTCCACCTCTCACTTCCCAACGTATTAGATCATAAACTCGGCCTCACCTTGTATGCTACAACAAACTAATTTTTTTACAATGTTTAAGCCAaaatttgagttttttttttgaaacctACCCAAAGTGCCTTTTTTGGATGAAGCCCACATGTCGTAGATGGCTAAAATGATTGAATATTGTATATTATACTATTCCCTCATACCTAATCATAGTGTTATGTGTGGTTTTAAGCATTTTTTTCAAGACCAACTCCCACCACAATGTATAAAACGAGGCCATGTGATTTCATGTTTCATTAGCAAAGCTGACATTTactcttgtactccctccgatcctaaattgttgtcaaaatattacatgtatctagacactttttaagaatagatacattcatatttggacaaatttgagacaggaatttaggatcggagggagtacatgcatgcacatttgCCGTGGACGCCGAGAGGCAACATATCGACCAATGGCTCTTCAatttgtagaaaaaatggATGGGTGGTGCATTTATTTGCATGAGAATATATGAAAAAGATTAGATTGTGTTTTGTCTATCTTATTTACTTGGGTCAATTTGATATATGCCACCACAATTTTTGCATCTAAGGAAATATCTGTGTAATTTCCATCTTTCTAAAATTTTCACTCCAAATCCGCAGACTTCTTGAAAAAAATGCTACTACAACGAGTTGAAAGATGTCATTGCAGcagcattttttttgaaaaaataaaaattgcagTGTCATTTTTCGAATACGCAAGATTTATAGTGACATATGTCAAATTAACCCGATTGGGTGCATTCTAAGTAAAAGAAAAGACGGAATGAGTAGCTAAGAGCTCATGTCACTCTCAGAACGGATGACTTGGAAAATAATCTTAAGAGATCCGGTCTCTTGAGAGACCCTCTGCATGTTATGCCACATGGACAGATTAGCCTTTAAAACgaatctcaaagcatcaagagtgagaaaataaaaataataatcatgattATAATGTAGTGAATTTTCCAATTGACACAAGATGAACATGGTCTTTCAGTCTAGAGTAGAGACCGGGTCTCTTAGGATTATTTTCCGGATGACTTGCATATATTTTGCTCGTCAACGGAACCAAGTAAACGGGCAAACCAATTATCGAGCAAGCCCCACGCGGTTTTGTAAACAATGGGAAATTGGCTTGCATATTCCGTCGTACGCAGTGCAATTATATTCCTCTCAGCACTGGTACAACAGGCGCgtggaaaaaagagagaaaaagagctgccgctgctgcgtcCATTATTGGCTTTTAAAAAGCATATTTCATGATATTCGGTGTTGTATTGATCTGACTCTCATacgatatatatatagaggtaCAATGAGGATATAGGATTGAAGTACAAGACAAGTAACCTCGTTTAAACTAATTCTATCTTGTCTCTGATCCAAACAATATTATATCTCTGACAAAACCGAGTCACGACGGGGCGGTGGCCGCACCTTTGTCCGCGTCACGGCGACGTGGCGAACCTTTGCTTCCCGCGTGCGCCCACCGGGATACGCAGACcgctaaaaaaattataagatCCCTGTAGtgctaaaaaaattgtaagATCCCCGTAGTGTTGCATATCAGGGGGAGGATCAAGGAGCCTGTTTATTAATCCAAAGTTGCAAATAATACTATTTCCCAGATGGAGCAGCCGTGCTTCTCCGCCAACCGGAACGgcacctgcgccgccgccacggcacCCGTGGCGGAGACGCTGCTCACGGCGAGCCTCGCCCTGCTCGCCGCGCTCGTCATCCtctgctccggccgccggaccagcgccggcgccgcctgccgctTCCTCGCTTCTCTAGCCCTGATGCTGTTCTACCCGGCCGTCTCCTACACGCTCGGAAGCCGTCTCGCCAACGACAACGTCGTCTGGGCATGCTTCCTGCTCTCCTGCGCCGACACCATCTTCGCACGCGCAGCCGTCGACCTGGCCACCCAGGCCGTGCTGCTCGCCCAGGCCACGCAGGCCGTCTGCGTGCTCCTCCTAGCCCTGCTCCCCAACGCCACCTCTCTCCAGCCGCGGCTGCtgatcctcctgctgctgccgctctgCGCGCTGAGCCTCGCCAAACTGGGCGCGCGCCTGCGGAGCGTCTTGTCCCCTTCCCGGGaccgcgccctcgccgccgacaaCTGGCTCGTGTCCAGCTACATGGCGCACGAGTACGTCAGGAGCGTCTGGGACTTCGACGCCGGCACCATGAAGGGCTACAGGTACGTGGTCACGGGCGAGAAggacggcgatggcggctTCGCAGGGTACAGGCTCGAGGTCACGGATGAACTCGTCACTGTGGACAGAGTGTGGCAGCagcacgacgacgacggcggcgccatggatgatgatgattcctCGAGCCGGCTCAAGGATCTGTGCCTCTCTTTCGCGCTGTTCAagctgctccggcggcggctcacCGGGGACCCGCTCCACGAGCGCGACGACGACAGGACGCTTGCCTTCGTCCGGAAGGGCCTCGCAGGCGGAGACGACCACGAGCGGATGTTCCGGGTGATCGAAGCGGAGCTGGGGTTCCTCTCCGACTTGTTGTACGCGCGGTACCCTTCGCCGCAGCAGTCCCTCGCCCCGGAAACGGCCGTGTTTCTGGCGTCCATGGCGCTCGGCCTGTCcgctctcttcctcttctcctcctcctccccggcggTGCTTCACAATCCCCACCCGCAGGCGGCCAACATCCTGCTCACGAGACTCGTGATAGCGCTGTTCCTGATCCTGGAGCTGTTTCACTACTCGTCGGCGTTGTCGCTGGTGTATTTCTCGGACTGGCACAAGGTGAAGATGTTCTGCCGGTACGTGCGCAAGCCTTCGTGGATCCTGCAGAGGCTTCTCAGGCTCGCCCTCATGTGTCGCCCTTCGACGAGGCAACATTGGAGCAGCAACGAGATCGGGCAGTACTCCCTTCTCCACGCCTGCCTCAGGAGAACAACGGGGGCGGCCCGGCGGAgcctgccgctgccggccaCGGTGAAGCGCGCgatccaccggctcgtgcgcTCGGAATGGCTGTCGGATCTCAAGTACGGGGACCGCACTCTGCAGCGGCACGACATGCTGCACGATTTCGACTGGTCCACCTCGAGGTACCGCCAGTACGGCGCCGTGGGCAGCATCCTGGTCTGGCACATCGCGACCACCatctgcgccggcgccgccggcggctgcgccggcggcagccgcgAGGTGGCCACCACGCTCTCCAACTACTGCGCGTACCTGCTGCAGCAGGCGCCGGAGCTGGTGACGGACCACCCATACGAGGCGCGGCGGCTCATGGAAGCCTTGCAGCTTCGGATTCGGCGGTTCCTCGCGCACAATGGCTGCCGCTCGGAAGGCGATATGTTCGACGAGTTGCCCGGGTTCCAGCCCCGTGAGGCAGGGGATGGCGGGTACGAAGAAGACACCATCGTGGCAGACGGCATCAAGCTGGGCTGTCAGATATCCGACGAGATGCCTGACGAAGCGGCGCGGTGGGACGTGCTGTCGGAGATGTGGGtggagctgctgctgagcgCTGCGCCCTCGGGTAACGTGACGGGCCACGTCCAGAGACTGGCCACCGGCTGCGAACTGGTCACCCAGCTCTGGGCCCTGTTGACGCACGGGGGAATAGTCGACAGGCCCAAGAAACCGTACTACGAGTCTACTGCATGCGCTGACGGCGGAAGGTAAATCCTTTGCTTACCCCGTCCGTCGATTTAACATCTTTGTTAAGCTCCTCCGTAAATATCAATAAAGTCTACGAGCAATGTACTTAGAAAAAATACTGGCAGATCctaagaaataaaataaaatatctggACCTATGAGTTTGTTTGGACTAGCCAACCCAATCAAATGCGCGGACTTATGGAAATATACTAGGTAATATATTTCAACGCTTATCTTGCATCTATTCATTTATCTCATGCTCTAATACCATATCGAGTGTCATGCAGCGGATCGGTTCCCAAAAGTTCAAGCACGAGTTCTCATGCTCTAAAATCATATTGGATTGAATGCACTAGTCAATCCAACCAAAAGTCCGAACTTATGAAAAAACACTAGCCAATGTATTTGAACAAAAGAATTGTGAGTCATGACCAATGAATCTTAATTAGCAGTCAAGAAAATGCATGACTCAAGCCTTGTGAACAATGCATTGGTTAGATAGTTAGAACTGTGGTAGTTGTACGCTAGCACACCATTAACCCTAGCTTTGGCGTCGTGTTTCGTCCCATAGTCATAGTCGGTGTCCCGTTGTGAGTGTTGGTCAGCGGGTTTCCTGCCCATGTagctgtttttctgtttctccCCCATTTTCCTCTATCATGTCTCTAGggtgccaaaaaaaattgtatttcCGTTATTTCTATAATGGAGAAGGGAGAAATCCTGGGTGGAAAAAGAAAGTTTTGGCGTCGTGTGTGGTGAaatataaggaaaaaaaagggtgaaAGTTATGAAATTGAACCCATTTCGAAAACCTGATCCAAAACTGACCATCTTCAAATATTAATGAAAGTTGTCCCTTTGCTCAGCTTCGGTGTTGAGGTTAACAAGGCTAGCGCTAGCTGGTGTCGTCAAAACACACTGAATTCACGAAAGAACCGTTAATTAGGGCGTCAATCAGTGCCATAGACCCCGCCTAAATTTTGACTCTCTGAAcattttattaattttttgCAACATCGAGGTGTATGGTAGGAGTACTAGCCTAGATAGGTTCAACCCGCAGTGGCTGGTGTTGCGTAATGTGTTGAAGTGGAGTGGGGTCAATTTTTGATGAAGTTTATAATATAGGCCAGTTTCGATCAAGTGTATCTTCTAAAGGCGGATTATCTTCTCTACGGTAGGCCCTAGTGATGACTTAAATTACCAGTCTTGTGCGTGCCCGTCTAGATTGTAGTCGGTGTTTTTAGAAGCAAATATTTTTGTCTTCAAAAACATTGTGATAGCTTGTGTACTACTGTCACTTACAAGATGTTGTCCTTGATGCAGCGATAGTGACAGTGACAGTTGCTAGCAAAGTAATGAAGCCAACAGGTGGAGGAGAGATGATGACCAATATGCCGCTCCACTCGTCAGGATGCTTTTTAGAACTGAAGccaacagtttttttttttgcgatttGATTTGGTCTAGAATTAGTCGGAGATAGTTATTTCCACTTCTATGCACTCTGTATGCGCTTGCTGCTTGCAGAAGTGTTATCTGTTGTGCCAAATCTGCAAAAGCTAGAAACCGTAGTTAATTAAATAATCCTTTGCTTTCTAAAAGAAGTTTTGTTGAAatgagactttttttttcaacttaaGAGCTATCAAAAATGGAGGTGCCAAATAACAAGCAGCCGGTTGATTATTTTATCCAATCCACGGGCTCACCCCTCGATAAATTTTAAAAGCCAAAATTTTGCCATCCGATCATCATAACATCAGATTTACCTAAGCAATTTTTTTATACACACACAACATCatcttaatatttttttcttgagagcCCATAAAAAATTACGGTGTGACTATTTCTAAATcgtctgatttttaagaaatggATCTTACCATTTAATTGCGGGTCAGTTCTGTACGAATTGATTGAAATTAATTTAACTCAAAGAAAATTGAAATGGtgagagcatcaagagcaacTTCTTACTTTTGCCAATCAAAGTTTACACTTTGTAACTAACTCCATCTAACGAGGGATGACAAGGTCTTTCCCCCCTTTTACATCCACATTTCTTCAATATAGAGTGGCATGGGCCTTCCATGCGAAAACAAACCAAGGGTAAAACCAATGACAAAAATTCGACACCGACGAATAATCTAATAcatagaaaataaatatatattatgaaatatattaaagatacaatcatatatatatatattaaagaAATAATAAGGAGAAAATACAAATTTATTGGCGTTTTCATTCGATCAttataaacattttttagatctttttttatttgttaatAATTTGGGGATTCCTATTGAAAATGAGAAGGCGTCTGGTAGTCGAAATCATAGAGAATTTCCAAGAAAATTGTGATTTAGGTGGATGGATTCTAGTTTTCCGAGACAAAGA carries:
- the LOC100834526 gene encoding ricin B-like lectin R40C1 translates to METEQPMRISCKANRSLNAAIRDGKVILVRADPSDKSQHWIQDFDKVGKVTDDQGRRAFSLVNRATGQALVSKGFNMELADYKGGHERVKLSMLWSLGVKLDGGFSEVRVLRNLARTLNALGGSPIKEETDVGIFNSEPHYAHALWEIVPINKV
- the LOC104584381 gene encoding uncharacterized protein LOC104584381; the encoded protein is MEQPCFSANRNGTCAAATAPVAETLLTASLALLAALVILCSGRRTSAGAACRFLASLALMLFYPAVSYTLGSRLANDNVVWACFLLSCADTIFARAAVDLATQAVLLAQATQAVCVLLLALLPNATSLQPRLLILLLLPLCALSLAKLGARLRSVLSPSRDRALAADNWLVSSYMAHEYVRSVWDFDAGTMKGYRYVVTGEKDGDGGFAGYRLEVTDELVTVDRVWQQHDDDGGAMDDDDSSSRLKDLCLSFALFKLLRRRLTGDPLHERDDDRTLAFVRKGLAGGDDHERMFRVIEAELGFLSDLLYARYPSPQQSLAPETAVFLASMALGLSALFLFSSSSPAVLHNPHPQAANILLTRLVIALFLILELFHYSSALSLVYFSDWHKVKMFCRYVRKPSWILQRLLRLALMCRPSTRQHWSSNEIGQYSLLHACLRRTTGAARRSLPLPATVKRAIHRLVRSEWLSDLKYGDRTLQRHDMLHDFDWSTSRYRQYGAVGSILVWHIATTICAGAAGGCAGGSREVATTLSNYCAYLLQQAPELVTDHPYEARRLMEALQLRIRRFLAHNGCRSEGDMFDELPGFQPREAGDGGYEEDTIVADGIKLGCQISDEMPDEAARWDVLSEMWVELLLSAAPSGNVTGHVQRLATGCELVTQLWALLTHGGIVDRPKKPYYESTACADGGSDSDSDSC